A genomic region of Bacillota bacterium contains the following coding sequences:
- a CDS encoding type II toxin-antitoxin system YafQ family toxin, with protein sequence MFQVDLFKEVLQTLLEEKPLAEKQRDHALMGNYTGFREYHILPDWLLIYQIDRGTLLLVTSRTGTHSDLFKK encoded by the coding sequence ATATTTCAGGTGGATTTATTTAAAGAAGTCTTGCAAACACTTTTGGAAGAGAAGCCGCTTGCGGAGAAGCAACGCGACCATGCGCTTATGGGGAATTATACCGGCTTTCGGGAGTACCATATTCTCCCGGATTGGCTCCTAATCTATCAGATCGACAGGGGGACGCTCCTTTTGGTAACATCCCGTACCGGGACACACTCCGATCTGTTCAAAAAGTAG